In the genome of Zobellia nedashkovskayae, the window ATGAAAATAACAACACATCAACATCCGAGTTATTCAGTTTTACGGCTAATTAATTCAACCTTTTGCAATTCTTTATCTAGATGTCAATTGAATATATCATAACTATTCCTTCTATATTTATTCAAAATCATGCTTTCATAATGTATTGAAATAAAATAACCGTATTACTATTGTTATAAACTCATATTTAAATTATTTTCTCATCTTAATAGTATGAAAAAGAATCTTTTAGGATTTAATATCCTTGTTTTGATTGCCTTGATTGTCAGTAGTTGCTCGGAAAATTCTTCAGATGAATTCAAGGATGACGTGGCTCCAAGTGAAATGGAGCAGGATACTAAACTTAATGATTCGGATAATGAAATGGAACAAGATTCAGTGGCAAATAATCTAGAGGATTTAGATAACGACGCCATAATTTTGGATACTAGGTTACCTGCTGATATAGATTCAACTTATGTTCTGACGTTTGAAGACCATTTTAACCAACTCCCAGGTACATTGCCCAATGCAGACAAATGGCAGAGTAAACTTCCTTGGGGACCCAGTGTGACGATAAATAACGAACGTCAATATTATACAGATGTTCTGAATGGGGATAATAACGCACCAAACCCTTTTGATTTTGACGGAAATAGTAATCTAATTATAACTGCGGGCTTAAATTCTCCTGCACAGGTAGAAGCTACGGGCTTGGATTACTACTCCGGCGTGCTAACGGGTGCCCAGTCCACTCCTTACAGAGATGGCTATATAGAAGCCAAGATTTGGTACGAACCAGAAGTTGCAG includes:
- a CDS encoding glycoside hydrolase family 16 protein, with protein sequence MKKNLLGFNILVLIALIVSSCSENSSDEFKDDVAPSEMEQDTKLNDSDNEMEQDSVANNLEDLDNDAIILDTRLPADIDSTYVLTFEDHFNQLPGTLPNADKWQSKLPWGPSVTINNERQYYTDVLNGDNNAPNPFDFDGNSNLIITAGLNSPAQVEATGLDYYSGVLTGAQSTPYRDGYIEAKIWYEPEVAGFWGAFWLLHRYYDSPQDTGANGKRRTEIDWEFVRGPGGEFLGGPYDTDRIPVAYHYDDGQWSISGGGFKGPNGSPGLSVQCDGTEITNVVGLGPVKQPSGEDLAGNWHRYGVWKTDNFVKWYLDGELVASVCDPAIVSQIEMYPIINIAIGGNFPGPPNPEDYPTSMLVDYISLWEPPVK